Within Dehalococcoidia bacterium, the genomic segment CGCGAGCGCGCCTTTCGCGATATGGGGCCTCGGCGCTCATCGTCAACGACAACTTTGCCAATCTGGAAGCCATCTGTCTTAAAAACGACTTCGAGCCGGTCAATGGCATTTTGTTCGACCTGGGACTTTCCTCCCTCCAGCTCAGCGAGAGCGGGCGCGGCTTCAGCTTCAAGCACGGCGCGCCGCTGGACATGCGTTTCGGCCCGGAGCAGGCCATTTCCGCTGCCGACATTGTCAATAAGTACTCCGAAGCCGAACTGGCGCGCATCATCTATGAATTCGGCGAGGAAACGCATAGCCGCCAGATAGCCCACCTCATCGTGCGGGCGCGTCCCATCCGCACCACCGACGAGCTGGCCGACGTTATCTCCCGCGCCATGCCGGCGCGCGGACGCATACACCCCGCTACCAAGACCTTCCAGGCCCTGCGTATCGCCGTCAACCAGGAGCTAGAACACCTCGAATCGGCGCTCGGGCAGGCGGTAAACCTCTTGGGACATGAGGGATGTCTTGTGGTCATCAGCTACCATTCGCTGGAAGACCGTATCGTCAAGAACTTTATGCGGCGGGAAGCCGCCGGTTGCATCTGCCCGCCCGGCCTGCCGCAGTGTGTTTGCCATCACCAGCCCCGCTTGTGTCTGGTGAACAAGGGGGTCATCGCCCCCAGCCTG encodes:
- the rsmH gene encoding 16S rRNA (cytosine(1402)-N(4))-methyltransferase RsmH yields the protein MPTTTHIPVLLKETVEALSIQPGGRYIDCTAGGGGHAEAILERSAPGGQLLGIDADPEAVRLARARLSRYGASALIVNDNFANLEAICLKNDFEPVNGILFDLGLSSLQLSESGRGFSFKHGAPLDMRFGPEQAISAADIVNKYSEAELARIIYEFGEETHSRQIAHLIVRARPIRTTDELADVISRAMPARGRIHPATKTFQALRIAVNQELEHLESALGQAVNLLGHEGCLVVISYHSLEDRIVKNFMRREAAGCICPPGLPQCVCHHQPRLCLVNKGVIAPSLAEEKANPRSRSAKLRVAQRIISSEEWQETAQRLSQLAGNETSGWKHPDKLRMIFGATLNLN